A window of the Ostrea edulis chromosome 1, xbOstEdul1.1, whole genome shotgun sequence genome harbors these coding sequences:
- the LOC125664148 gene encoding uncharacterized protein LOC125664148, producing MSDSDADKTMSISDADSKEMYEESSKKRRLSDSTESSSVSPECKRLCSVTKNTPGSPDRDEDGAPKHSTESEDSLSIPGKKITKIASLDLPPKLNKWERKHIENLNISIVYAPNTKPLDLIQCGEIKNYEETENIIELKKYIQKSPIMANLRSLDHVYTSFSELSSESLWEMAPNEDEKLSMIPAWVPEQHMIWFYRFHCQAQEFGNQLYLVLKRRENGCNILGSHVQSLFETFAGMFGLKSGLSSVPCLEIDTKRINRLDIMGAADIIFPCKMFSPFQEVKQGTQHPSVVAVCEVKRDCPKLTQRDSPLSSRNCTKLKINSKDSAERISSTTDSKASHHETLQHLDDKIIGQHGGELLFHYPDTIKKGKIFGLIVQETQVTFTMLEMSAEQYNDIVEGNILQHKSGDRPTLKVSKPYDYLKTRDREFIIEAFIKLAMLQRTII from the exons ATGTCAGATTCCGATGCGGATAAAACAATGAGCATCTCTGATGCGGACAGTAAAGAAATGTATGAAGAATCAAGCAAAAAGCGACGATTGTCAGACTCTACAGAATCTAGTTCTGTTTCTCCTGAATGTAAACGACTTTGTTCCGTCACTAAGAATACACCTGGGAGCCCTGACCGAGATGAAGATGGAGCTCCTAAACACTCAACAGAATCTGAGGATTCGCTATCTATtcctggaaaaaaaataaccaaAATAGCTTCCCTTGACCTTCCaccaaaattaaataaatggGAAAGAAAACACATTGAAAACCTCAATATCTCAATAGTGTATGCTCCTAATACGAAACCTCTTGATCTTATTCAATGCGGAGAAATTAAGAACTACGAGGAGACTGAAAATATAATCGAGTTGAAGAAATATATACAGAAGAGTCCTATAATGGCTAATTTAAGATCCTTGGACCACGTGTACACCTCTTTTTCTGAACTGTCATCGGAAAGCTTATGGGAGATGGCTCCAAAtgaggatgaaaaattatcaatgatCCCAGCATGGGTACCAGAACAACATATGATATGGTTTTACAG ATTTCATTGTCAAGCACAGGAGTTTGGTAACCAGCTTTATCTGGTActaaaaagaagagaaaatgGTTGTAACATACTCGGAAGTCACGTGCAATCATTGTTTGAGACATTTGCTGGTATGTTTGGATTGAAAAGTGGGCTCAG TAGTGTACCATGTCTGGAAATAGATACAAAGAGAATCAATAGGCTGGATATTATGGGTGCAGCTGACATTATTTTCCCCTGCAAAATGTTTTCGCCATTTCAAGAAGTCAAACAAGGAACTCAGCACCCCTCAGTTGTGGCAGTTTGTGAG gTCAAAAGAGACTGTCCAAAACTGACCCAAAGGGATTCACCACTGAGCAGTAGAAACTGTACTAAATTAAAAATCAATTCTAAAGACTCAGCAGAGCGAATTTCGTCAACAACAGATTCAAAAGCTTCACACCATGAAACTCTTCAGCACCTTGATGATAAAATAATTGGCCAACATGGAGGAGAACTTCTGTTCCATTATCCAGACACAATTAAGAAGGGGAAAATATTTGGATTAATTGTGCAAGAAACACAG GTTACATTTACAATGCTGGAAATGAGTGCGGAACAATATAATGACATAGTTGAAGGTAACATATTACAGCACAAAAGTGGAGATCGACCAACTTTGAAGGTTTCTAAACCATATGACTATTTGAAAACTCGGGATAGAGAATTTATCATAGAGGCATTCATCAAACTTGCAATGCTACAAAGGACAATTATTTAA